ACGGCGGTGCGCAGCTGCGAACGCTGGCTGTTGTTGCGCAGGTTGCGCACGACAGCCTGCTTGGCGCGCTTCTTGGAGGACTTGATGTTGGCCACGATGGGATCCTGGAAACTGGGGTAGAGATGAGTTTGGGGTCGAGCAAGCAGGAAATTATGGGTGAATCAGGGGCTTGCGTCAACAATGCCCGCCACGCGGGGCTGCGGGCGTGACCGGGTCCGCCCCGGCACCGGGCCTGGACAGCCCGGATCCGGCCGCGGCTGCGCCGTCTGCCGCTTCGGCAAGCGGGCCAGTCGCCCCCGGTCCCGGAGGTCGCCGCCCGCGGGGTGGGCTGATGCGTTCGACCGCGGTGTTCAGTGCGATGACCCTGCTGTCGCGGATCGCCGGCTTCGTGCGCGACATGCTGCAGGCCACGCTGTTCGGCACCGGCGGCGCAATGAGTGCGTTCATTGTCGCCTACCGCATCCCGAACTTCCTGCGCCGCGTGTTCGCCGAGGGTTCGATGGCGATGGCCTTCGTGCCCGTGCTCAACGAGATCAAGGAACGCGGCGACCGCGCGGCGCTCAAGGACTTCATCGACCACATGGCCGGCGCGCTGTGTGCCGTGGTGCTGGTGGTCTGCGCCGCCGGCGTGCTGCTGGCGCCGGTGATCACCGCTCTGTTCACGCCAGGTGCGCTGGACGAACCGGAGAAGTTCTCGCAGACGGCGCTGATGCTGCGCATCACCTTCCCGTACCTGCTGTTCATTTCGATGATGGCGCTGGCCGGCTCGGTGCTCAACAGCGAAGGGCGTTTCGCGCTGCCGGCGTTCACCCCGGTGCTGCACAACCTGACGATGATCGCCGCCATGTTCTGGCTGGCACCGCGTTTCGAGGTGCAGCCGGTGGGCCTTGCCTGGGGCGTGCTGGTCGCCGGCTTCCTGCAGCTGGTGCTGCTGTGGCCGGCGCTCGGCAGGCTGGGGCTGCGGCCGCGCCTGCGCCCCGGCTTCCGCCATCCGGACGTGCGCCGGGTTGGCAAGCTGATGCTGCCGACGCTGTTCTCGTCCTCGGTGGCGCAGGTCAATCTGCTGGTGGGCACGGCATTCGCGTCGCTGCTGGCCGATGGCAGCCAGGACTGGCTGTACTACTCCGACCGCCTGGTCGAGTTTCCGCTGGGGCTGTTCGGCGTGGCGCTGGGGACCGTGATCCTGCCGCACCTGTCGCGCCGGCATGCGGCCGAAGACGCGGACGGCTACAACCATTCGCTGGACTGGGCGCTGCGCATGGCGCTGCTGGCCGGCATGCCGGCGGGCCTCGGCCTGCTGCTGCTGGCCGAGCCGGTGACGGCCACGGTCTACAACTACGGCGCGTTCACCGCGGTGGACACGCGCATGGCGGCGCTCAGCCTGACCGCCATGAGCATCGGCATTCCGGCGTTCATGCTGAGCAAGGTGCTGGCGCCGGCGTTCTACGCCCGCCAGGACATGAAGACCCCGATGCGCGCGGCCCTGCTGACGGTCGCCATCAACGTGGCGCTGACCATCGCGTTCACCACGCCGATGTGGCTGCACGACACGCCGGGCGCGCACGGTGGCATCGCACTCGCCACGGGTCTTGCCGGCGTGGCCAACGCCTGGCTGCTGTGGCGCTACCTGCGCCGCGGCGGGGTCTATGTGCCCGCCTTGGGCTGGGGCCGATTCGGCCTGCGGCTGCTGCTGGCGTGCGCGGCGATGGCGGCGGCCGTGCTGGCGATGCGCGGCTGGATCGGCGACTGGACGGCCATCGAGGGCTGGCAAGCGCGTGCCGGCTTGCTGCTGGCGACCATTGCCGCCGGCGCGGCGACCTACGGCCTG
This Luteimonas sp. MC1572 DNA region includes the following protein-coding sequences:
- the murJ gene encoding murein biosynthesis integral membrane protein MurJ codes for the protein MRSTAVFSAMTLLSRIAGFVRDMLQATLFGTGGAMSAFIVAYRIPNFLRRVFAEGSMAMAFVPVLNEIKERGDRAALKDFIDHMAGALCAVVLVVCAAGVLLAPVITALFTPGALDEPEKFSQTALMLRITFPYLLFISMMALAGSVLNSEGRFALPAFTPVLHNLTMIAAMFWLAPRFEVQPVGLAWGVLVAGFLQLVLLWPALGRLGLRPRLRPGFRHPDVRRVGKLMLPTLFSSSVAQVNLLVGTAFASLLADGSQDWLYYSDRLVEFPLGLFGVALGTVILPHLSRRHAAEDADGYNHSLDWALRMALLAGMPAGLGLLLLAEPVTATVYNYGAFTAVDTRMAALSLTAMSIGIPAFMLSKVLAPAFYARQDMKTPMRAALLTVAINVALTIAFTTPMWLHDTPGAHGGIALATGLAGVANAWLLWRYLRRGGVYVPALGWGRFGLRLLLACAAMAAAVLAMRGWIGDWTAIEGWQARAGLLLATIAAGAATYGLALLVLGLRPRHLRH